TGCTTCCTGTCTTCGCAGCCGGCCATCTCTCAGACCCTCAGCTTCTCAGGTAGTTCAAACTCTTGTCCAGAAGATCCCGTCTCTGTCTTTACTCGGTTGTGAAAAAGATAGAGTGATACATATATAAGACGATGAGGTTTAGGTAGCGTCTAGTGATTGTTGTGCAAGTCTAGTAGGTTTATAAGAGGCAGAAAGATTCTGAACGGTGTCTGAGAAGATTGAGTTCCGTTGTATAGGAGATTCTGCAAAAccccaaaaaagaaagaaggtaGATTCAAATTCTTCTTCTGGTTAATGATGTATATagttaacaaaatacaaaaattcgTGTGAAATATGGATTTTGTAAACATTGGTGTGTGATGTATAATACAAATGATTGGAATCTGTTGTCCtcccaaaaattaaaaacaaatcacGTCTATTACAAACACACATATTAGGGATTTTTTACATTATTCCAAATATATTGAACATCAGGTGTACAAaagatttcatttttttgttatacgCCCTAAAGCATATTTATAGATTTCTAAATGTTTGAGAATCTTCCTAACTCGAATGTGAAATGAAATCATGTCTGACTGATATAAAGAACTAGGCTTGCGGTTTTTGTCCGAACCGAATGGGCCGAACCGAACcggtttttttggtttttgcttcgattttggttttcaaatcggttcagttcggtaggattttgaaaaattattcggttttcggttcggtgcgatttttaattttcaaaaaaaaagatttaaaaccgaaaataatagaaaataacaaaaaaacagaaccaaaaTTAACCAGAAAACCGAAAATATCCGAATTTAACCAAAATATCCgaatttaaccaaaaatattcaattttttcgGAAAATTATACCGAAATTAaccgaaaacaaaaaaaaaccggAAATGAAACCAAAAATAACCGATAAACGAGCCGAACCAAAATTTCATTCGGTTCATTTCAGaatcaattttcaaaatctcGATTAACCGAAACGACGGttcgattcggttcggtttcggaaaaCCGAATGGCTATAAATAACTATTCTTTTCCAATTCACGTTTTCTTGTTATTCACAGAGTTCTTTGACTTTCGTGATAtcgattttgtttttattcaggTTTGGTTTGTGTTCAAACGAGTCTTGATTTCTCGGGAACATAAAGCTtcgttgaaatatttttaaagtttggtTCAGAACTTCAGATTTGATTATGGTTTCTTTGCGTTTGGATTGGATATAGTAACACATTACAACCCAATTACCCAAATAGtgtacttgtttttttttttgtcgtcaaaCAGTACTTAGGTATACAGTATACTTGTTTATGAATCGAAAGTACACATTTTTGTTTACAGATTTGTCAACTTTAAACAATTTATACTTACAAATGATAGTTGAGAAACATAAATAAGTTAAAATTAGTAACTAACAATTCAATAAACATATATAGCAAATATTATTCATCCTTAAAAATATAAGCAGCATTGTTTAAACTTCAcaattttttattcataatcAAGTTTTAAATGCAAAGTCAAAACATAAGAACTTTAATATTTGAccaactaataatatatatattaaactaaatattttatttaattatttatttataaataattggtTATGTAttcattgatttttttcaatattttagtatttatttcaGATTGAGTTTGAGCTATGTATAagttatttttgaagttttgtagatattttttttgtcaactgtttTGTAGATATCTATTTGGTTTTGTATTAGGTTCCGATAAATCCAAAATCTCAAATATCATAAACAAGACCCATGTTTATGCTGGATTCAGTTAGTTGTGAATTCATTTGTCAAGTTTATTTAGTTTGAGTTTTCAAATTCAGTAATTTTTTTCCTAACCCTAAAGAAAACCAATgaagataaatatatgaatcatcataaaaaatatagaaaattaaaaaagttatcacattaatattataaattataaaacttcaACAATCATATtggtaattaatatattaaattatattattttgattcttagttttatttataggatgtagattttggataaaaaatattttctataatattaattaaattatggAATTTGGATTTGAAATTTTAACGTGTATTATACTTGTGGACTGAAAAAAATTCAATGGCACCAAAATGATTATAAACAATCACAACCCATAAGACATCAACATTATATATCATctataatttagattttaaaaacagtgagacaaaaattcaaaataataaattacaaaacatgATCTCTGTATTCTCGTACACTAAATTTATAGTATATTACCATATTAGACACTTTTTGACTTTATTTTATACCTATCTAGATACGCATATGGCTTGAATAACACTTTCACAAATACAAACGTACTTTTATACCTACCTAGCTTGACTTCatattatgtttatgttttagtcTTAATATCGAAGTTCAATATATCTTGTGCACAAAAACATGTAGGTTATGccctttttcagaaaaaaagacaTGTAGGTGTCGTTACTTTATTTTtgtgtataaaatattatgaacaatttataaaaattatgtgaataatatattttagaaaatcattGTGCTTGTTGTGGAGAGGGAGCTGCCGGAAAAATAGGCTAGTGTTGATTAGtgaaattattgaaaatgaacATGCAAATCATTCTTCATGGACATGAGTTCGTGATGGGTTCACGTTATGCTGCAAATCATCTTCATGGACATGAGTTCGTGATGGGTTCACGTTATGTTTGCAGgttcattttcaataatttcaCTAATCAACACTAGCCTATTTTTCCGGCAGCTCCCTCTCCACAACAAGCACaatgattttctaaaaaatattattcacataattttataaaattttcataatattttatacacaaaaaattaaaataaaataacgacACTTACATGTTTTTGTGCACAAGATATATTGAACTTCGATATTAAGACTAAAACATAATCATAGAGCGTGATAAATGAGTATCTGAGTGATAAAATGGAGTATTGCGAAACAGAGAAATGTGAATGCAAATGGTTGATTCCAGCGAAGCTTCACATGGTACTATGGACACGTTCTAGCTCAGTTTGAGGCGTGGTCAGCTGCTACAGTTTTATTTCTTTGAGAGGAAAACGGTGGCGGTCTCATATTTCTGATATGATCAACGAGCTGAGAGATCGAATTGAAATTCTACTCAAAAGTGGAGAAAAATATTGATTCCCGTGAAGCTTCACATGGCGATTACGGGCATGACCGCGCTCTGTTTGAGGCGTGGTCGGCGGCTACAACTTCTTTTCATAGAGAGGAACATGGTGATGATCTCAGATTTTTAATACGATCATCAAGCTGAGAGATCGAATCAAAATTCTATTTGAAAGTAAATAAAAAGGGTGACCTTGGATGGTTTGAGTCAAAAGAGAAGTAGAACACATGTTTaacagttttgaaaaaaaaggaaaaagttgATGGTGGAAAAACAATGGtgactttttaattatatgtaactatcaattttttatttatatagtgtGATGTTTGAGTTTTTTAAtgagattttatattattaatttttttaattttatcttgtTACCatttaatcaagaaaaaaatagcGAGATAGTGAAAGTTTAGTTGAGGACAAAATGGAcaaataacaattaaaaatgTTTGCAAGTGCAATATCACTATAGTTATAACTGGAAATAGAGAATATGTCTCTTAGtgtattttttcttatatttatatgttttgtattatttttataaaatttaactgTTATTTAATGTTCTACTCTTAGTTTTTcatgtttctatatttttaatatttttcttaaattttcatttttccgtttataaaatattcactatttttgttttaaatatatatttttgataaaaatttgtGATTTTGTGGATAAAATAGTTATTAATGTAAATTCACTTTTGATTGTGATGTTCTtcatgtacaaataaaaattaatttatcataggttagaaatataattgttttaatattaaatatatatacaatatttaacataagaatataatttatatttacgaCATATTTTCTATAATGCTTTACCATTAATCTTAactttgatattttaataatatgtatTTGGTTCAATATTTCCAATAAGAATTAGAGAAGATGGTAATAATATTAGTCAATAAAAtcataaagtaaaaataagataaatgtaattatgatattatcggtaaatattgttaattaatatCAATTGTTAATATCTATTTGTTAATTAAATGTCCTAACTAACATGATaagtatatacatattaaaatacatattttaaaaaaataatagtatatatttaggTAGAATAAgctaattttattaattatcttaaatattatgatatatatacatattaaaatataattaaataacaatattatttaaactaatgATGTATCGTAAAATAAATGAGAAGAtgagaaataagaaaatttaattctcaaataataatatagatgtaaaTACTAGggataatttaaatattataagtaCAGTCAACCCAAGATATTGaggtatttttattaaaaatgtttttcttaacAACTTGGAAATATGTTTATGTATACtatctattaaaaattttgtatttgTGAGAACCGAAATTCGAATTGTCAAATTTGTAGTAAAGAAAACGAAGCATTTTAACGGAAGTTCGGATGTTCTGTAGAACCaacaacaaataataaaaaatgcagAAAATAACAAGACAAAACGAAAAACAAACAGCAGAGCTAAGTACTTTATTTCAAATCCGAGTGTGAGTGTTCCAAAGACAGAATCACTCATGACGGTTCATCTAGAAGCGGCATTACaacaaaaaacaaagaacacattcagtaaaaattatataagttTGCTCGAATCACCTCACCACCTATACATGAGATACTACTCGTTAACAAGAAACGAAAATAAAACCTAATTGTTCAGCCATGGTTCATCCAGTCTGATCCTATCAGACATTGATATGATTCTTCTTCCACTTATACCGATCCCTTCAATTTTGGCAAACTCTTTTCAGTATATCCAACCCGGTTGATTTATCTGATGGTTTAAGCTGATCAGTCTTTGGATCATCTGATCTTCGTTCCGCGAAACACGTGCGCTACGATATTCTTGTTTCCTACCCCAATTTATTTAAGCCAGCTAGAGTAAGATTTTGGGTTTGAACTTTTAGAAAGGTTTAGGATACGGCCTTACAAGTAATTACACATTATGAACTGCCTTATTGTAACATTTCGGGTTGTAATAAATGAAAAGActtaagaaaattgatttggttATATATGTTATCAAAATgttcttacttttttttggCACACATCGAACTCCAGAATTAATACTGTGTAAGTGAGACCAAAACATATGGAAATATCATGTGATGATTACAGAATCAGTAAATATGACTTTCGAGCCTCCAAAAAATTAACGCACCATCCGTTGGATAGGATGGGGCCCAAGAGCCTAGTGAGCTGGCGTGGGAGACCCAATAACTGTGAACGTTCAGGGCATTATAAGTGGTATTAGAGATGGTTAGCCATCTCTGTTTTGACTCAAGAAGCATCTTAAAAACTGTCGTGGTGCGCAACAGGGGCGTTGCGCTTTGTGAATGGAgatgaattgtaacatcctGGATTGTGATATACGAAAAGACTTACGAGAATttatttggctacctatatcatcAAAGTACGCTTACCTTTTCCTACACACATCCGTTTATAATTCCAGAGTTAAGCATGTCTGCGCTGGAGTAATGGAAGGATGGTGATCTATTAGGAAGTAACTcacgataccgtgtaagtgagacCAAATCACGGAAAAaatcatgtggtgattgcagaATCAGTAAACATAACATTCGAGCTTCCAAAAAATTAACGCCCCGCCTATCAAATGGGATAAGACCCACATGATAAGATCCCTTAGCTGATGATGGTCGGAGCGTTATACTTACACTCTTGAAATGTATAAGAAATTTCCATTCACTCTTACAAGTTACATGAAGAAAGTGGCCATTTATGTGCATCTGTATCTTCCAATATTAAGGGTgggcacttcggttattttatcaGTTCAATTTGTGTTTGACTCTATATTTTTTCCAACTAAAGTGAACTATAATCGGTTTAGTTTGGATCGGTCTcggtttgatttgttttgtattcagtttggtttgtgttttcGTGTGGTTTAACGGGCTctcttaatttaatttttgaagagaaatgttttaaaacataaatgtatAATCATGAAAATTGAAATCATCATATTGGtgataatgaaaaataaattatataaattaaatctaatataaaactgaatttaaaaaaatagtcataaaaacacaagaaaatgaatgttaactaaactaaatagaaaatgaaaaaaaaattgttagtaatgttttttttttaaataaactatataaattaaatccAATATAAACTGAAACAACCTTAAAAACcacaaaaagtttataaaacacaATCAGATGAAAGTTAACTGaagttaataaaaactttaagaaTTGAACATcgttaataaatttaatagtgACTATAGTCTTACaattttagtatattgtataTCGGTAGtatgtttagtttaaataataacaaaaatatattgatttctTGGTTCAGTTTAACTCGATTCAGATCAGTTTTAGTTCGATTGATTCGGGTTGGAATAATATTAAACCAAACTATTTGATAATATCTTTTTGTTCGGTTTAGACCAATTTTGGTTCAATTGGTTCGGTTTGACTCGGTTCGATCTGATGTTTTTGCTCACCCCCTATCGGATATATAGATCAACGTCATCAATTGTAGAACATGATTATGATATGTCTACTAGGCCCAGCTCGTAATTTGTTCCaactatcaaaaaaaaaaaaatggaaaggACAAAGGAGTCTACTTTTTTGACCAATGGATTTCGAGGACAAATAAGTCTTTGAACCAGATTCTTGTTGcgttaataataataactgTGATCCCTTTCTCTTCTCTGACGAAACATTCGGCTGAAGCAATGTCGTCTTTTGCGCTAACGTTACACATTCCTTCGGTGGTGTCGGTGCGGAACACTAAACTACTGGGGCGGAGTGTCAGCGACTCCTGCCGGAATTGGTCGGGACTTCCTAAATCGAGGAGCAGACGAGGGTATGGTTTATGTTGTAAGGCGGAGCTGTCGGAGCTAGCTCCCGCCGTCTCTGCTGGTTATGGTGTTCTTCTTCTAGGAGGCGGTCTCTTCGCCTGTAAGTTACTGACGTTTTTTCTTTGGATTTGTTTTGCTCACTTTCACTACAAGTTTgactttttgtttatatattctGTCTCCTTCAGATAGCAAATCTGGAAGCAAGGGTTCTCTCTTTGGGGGTTTGACTGGCTCTGTCCTTATGGCTTCTGTAAGATCCTTCTCCTCTCTCGTTACTTTCCTGTTCCTGTATAGCCTTTTAAATCTGAACCAAGTGAGGAACCAAGTGCAAGTGCACTGTCCAGTGATTGTTTTTGCATCGGTTGCATATGGTTAGATTGTTACTTCATTCCTCCCTTTTGAAAGGGTTAGATTTGATGGTCTGACCAACCCCACTTACTAAGATGTTAAGGAAGCCTGTCTGATTTCACCTACATAGgtccttttaaaaaataaatgttatgtgGTGTATATTATCTTCTTGATGCTGTTCTTCTAAAGTTTGTAAtctacaaaactttttttttttctctttgtgcTTTCTGTTGAGCAAAAGTTAAGCACACACATCTTCTTTGTTTAGCTGTTGAAATCATTATAGACTGGTTGAGCATTCCATTGTTTGAAAATTTCTATATAGGCCTACTTCCTTACCAAGTCTCCTGAGACAAGAGTCCTCGGCGATACCATAGGACTTGGCTCTGCCTTCCTCTTCTCTTCTGTCTTTGGTAAGCTCCTCTTGGACAAGTAGATGtgtgctatatatatatatatgtccaaATGCTAGACGAAATATCTTCTCATTGGACGTGATTTTTTTCATGTTCTTTCTTGCAGGGTTTCGTTTGGCGTCTTCCCGGAAACCGGTCCCATCAGGCCCGCTACTACTCCTCTCTATCGCCATGTTGTCCTTCTTTGTAATGGCGTATATGCACGACAGTTTACCTGTGGCTGTATCAGTACCAGTACCAGTACCAGTACCAGATGCGTTGCCTCTACCTTAGCCTGATGAGAGAGCATGGGCTTTTTAACCAGATAGGAAAGTTCTCAAATGTTTGAATTCAAAGAACTGTTTTGCTTTTGCCCACACACCCAATAAGTAGCGCAAAAGCTTTGTGAGAATGGATAATGTTTGTAGCTTTTTGAACTTGAATGATCTATGTTGCTGAATAAGagaattttgaatatttatgtGACCAACTTTTTTTCGAATTACACAAGTCTCTCTTTGAAGCACGTGGAGCTCAAGATTCAGTGATGTACAATTGGATTATGTTTTTATCTAAGAACTACAAGTTTTCTGCAACTTACAAAGGCCAGCTTATGGGAAAACAATCAGAATCCATTGTTATAGGACAGTGAACAGACTATTATATATGGTTAGAAGAAATGTAAGAATGCAGTTATTATGTGTTAGTAactggcttgaatctcttgtgCTGAAGTAGTATCATCATATACCACCAGTTCCTCGACTGGATTCATCTCAGACCAGGCAGCTGCATCCGCGTATCCAAGCTCAAACAATTTCTCCAACACTTCGTCCTCTGCTGGCTCCATTGCCCAATTCAATAGCTAAGTACATCATAAAAACAACCAAGATTAGCACACTTAACACTCAAAGGAGAATGATCTCactagacaaaaaaaaaaactgaacatTTACTTGTCTTGAGGTTGCCCTGTTTAGAGGGTTGCAATCCGGGTTGATCCCAATATCCTTTAGTTCGAAATTACTCGCCGAAAACGCACAAACTCTAACCTGTTAAAGATTTGGTATTCACATATGAAAGGCCTTCCAAAATATTTGACACTCTTCAGCTAACCTGAAATGGCGGTAAGTGACAGACATAGAAGATAGAGAAAAGGAGAAGAAAGCAAGAAGCATCTTCATGTACATACTGTTTTAGCAGCAGCGGTTGGTGGCATAAACAATGTCAAGCCTCCATCAACACAAACTCGATCACGGAACATTGTTGCAGGCATTGGTGCAAGATATCTTcacttttttaaatattataattagaagtctttttttttttgtttctagagaaactataaagtttataaagcAAGTGCGTATTATTTTACCCAGGAACAAAGGAAGATGCAATAACTGCGTTAATAAGGTCGCTTTTGGAGTCGAATTGATCCACCAGTAAACCTCTGAGTTTCCAGGACACCTGTGTGATGGCAACTACAATACAGTAGAGTGATCAGAGACAtcagagcaaaaaaaaaactcctttGGAAAAAGTAAACCATATTGAGGAGTAAACTTGTTGTTTCTCACCACGAACTCTGCCGTTGGACCTAATATGAATATCATCCGGCAGTAATCTCTCCATAGAATCTCTCAGCACAGCCTAAAAACCACAGAGACTTGGATCAGCTACAACATTTGTTTATAGTGGGTCATGTGTTTCACTCATTAACATTAAAGCAATGTTGATGAATGGGTTTTACATTAAAGAAGAGAAGCACCTagagtgtttcaaaaaaaaagaagagaagcaCCTAGAAACTTATACAACACCATGGTTTAAGAGgcatattgagaagaaaaaAGGTTCCTTACCCCAAGACGAAAAGCGGTGCCATTGCGTCGGCAATCATGAGCAAGAACCTTGGTAGCTTCAAGGGCTTCTTGCATAGATGCTCCTGAGGTTATTGTGGCACACACAA
The Raphanus sativus cultivar WK10039 chromosome 1, ASM80110v3, whole genome shotgun sequence DNA segment above includes these coding regions:
- the LOC108814939 gene encoding protein FATTY ACID EXPORT 4, chloroplastic, yielding MSSFALTLHIPSVVSVRNTKLLGRSVSDSCRNWSGLPKSRSRRGYGLCCKAELSELAPAVSAGYGVLLLGGGLFAYSKSGSKGSLFGGLTGSVLMASAYFLTKSPETRVLGDTIGLGSAFLFSSVFGFRLASSRKPVPSGPLLLLSIAMLSFFVMAYMHDSLPVAVSVPVPVPVPDALPLP
- the LOC108814909 gene encoding uncharacterized protein LOC108814909, which produces MSVTLCSMAISLFSRPFISLRTTKIFNLPPRVFALRLSCSFSSDGSTGNPSFYAATGDMFIHMASKLLKKSNQRSPRADDGDRIGTVTEDETEPGMIWEQSVKDVEADEKERRAIITSPGFSFSAAGLLFPYHLGVAQLLIEKGYITDTTPLAGASAGAIVCATITSGASMQEALEATKVLAHDCRRNGTAFRLGAVLRDSMERLLPDDIHIRSNGRVRVAITQVSWKLRGLLVDQFDSKSDLINAVIASSFVPGYLAPMPATMFRDRVCVDGGLTLFMPPTAAAKTVRVCAFSASNFELKDIGINPDCNPLNRATSRQLLNWAMEPAEDEVLEKLFELGYADAAAWSEMNPVEELVVYDDTTSAQEIQASY